One region of Lactobacillus johnsonii genomic DNA includes:
- a CDS encoding glycerol-3-phosphate acyltransferase — MDEFVSLAIGYFLGNILFAMIVTKIFLHKDPTKYGSGNPGTANVGAVFGKKWGILTCIGDLAKTLAALLIVYFIYHGNRLDLSFAGLGVVLGHSFPFWNHFKGGKGVAVTALWIVFFDWRAGLIALLIGLFLVIIMKNLTIPPLVYMLGFSIFTWINFGWKQGLIFLIATLIMIFQFRKDIVDFFTGHGKRVDVLVTIKKKLGIYK; from the coding sequence ATGGATGAATTTGTCTCGCTAGCAATAGGATATTTCCTCGGAAATATCCTTTTTGCTATGATTGTTACAAAAATATTTTTGCATAAGGATCCGACTAAATACGGTTCTGGTAATCCAGGAACGGCTAATGTTGGAGCAGTTTTTGGTAAAAAATGGGGTATTCTGACTTGTATTGGTGATTTAGCTAAAACTTTAGCTGCTCTGCTCATTGTTTACTTTATCTATCATGGTAATCGTTTAGATTTGTCTTTTGCCGGGCTTGGAGTGGTTTTAGGACATTCCTTCCCATTTTGGAATCATTTTAAGGGTGGTAAAGGAGTGGCAGTTACTGCTTTGTGGATTGTCTTTTTTGATTGGAGAGCGGGCCTGATTGCTTTATTAATTGGCCTATTTTTAGTCATTATTATGAAGAACCTTACTATTCCACCGTTGGTCTATATGTTAGGATTCAGTATTTTTACTTGGATTAATTTTGGCTGGAAACAGGGATTGATTTTTTTAATTGCCACATTAATCATGATTTTTCAATTTAGAAAAGATATTGTTGATTTCTTTACTGGTCATGGTAAGCGCGTGGACGTATTAGTCACAATTAAGAAAAAGTTAGGGATATATAAATGA